The genomic DNA GGTCGCGGCCAGGACCGCGGCCAGGGCGGCGACCGCAACCGCGGTGCGGCCCGCGTCGACGGTCAGCAGCGACCGGCCGGCGGACGCGACGAACAGCGTGGTCGCGACGGCGCCAAAAGCCGCGACAATGATCGGGGCCGTGACGGCGGCCGCGGTCGCCGCGACGAGCGCCCGCGTTCCGAGCCTCGCCAGGACGCTCGTCCGGGCGCCCGCCCCATCGAGGCTCGCCAAGGCGAACCGCGCCGCAGCGAGGCTCCCGGCGCCGAGACCCGCGAGGACGGCGAAGGCCGGTCCAGCCGTCGCC from bacterium includes the following:
- a CDS encoding Jag N-terminal domain-containing protein produces the protein MKNEKLPGDVCESKGRTVDEAVSEALLQLGARRDEVQIEVLEEGKDGLFGLIGRRSARVRVRRRGGARGRQDAPRSAAPGDRGRGSDRGRGSDRGRGQDRGQGGDRNRGAARVDGQQRPAGGRDEQRGRDGAKSRDNDRGRDGGRGRRDERPRSEPRQDARPGARPIEARQGEPRRSEAPGAETREDGEGRSSRR